A region of Paenimyroides aestuarii DNA encodes the following proteins:
- a CDS encoding DUF6252 family protein: MFISCNKDDQAPQPTPEPTEIDKLPPATQTGANKVGCLLNGKAFLPEGQLPSSSNPYCAYYHDAFVLVFRIVKNEDNITGNGTESIGVYSTDIILEENNTYSLKMDNTNHFGVYSIISRTNSQSYETNEDHTGELHITKLDKEKNIISGTFWFDAVNEQGKKVEIREGRFDMVFEGWAGKV; encoded by the coding sequence TTGTTTATTTCTTGCAACAAAGACGACCAAGCTCCGCAACCAACACCGGAACCTACCGAAATAGATAAGCTGCCACCTGCAACACAAACAGGAGCCAACAAAGTAGGCTGTTTGCTAAACGGTAAAGCTTTTTTACCTGAAGGACAATTACCTTCCAGTAGTAATCCTTATTGTGCATATTATCACGATGCCTTTGTTTTAGTTTTTAGGATTGTTAAAAATGAGGATAATATTACAGGAAACGGAACGGAATCTATTGGTGTATATAGCACTGATATAATTTTGGAAGAAAATAACACTTATAGTTTGAAAATGGACAATACAAACCATTTTGGCGTGTACAGTATTATCAGTAGAACTAATTCCCAAAGTTATGAAACGAATGAAGACCATACAGGTGAACTACATATAACCAAATTAGATAAAGAAAAAAATATTATATCAGGCACGTTTTGGTTTGATGCCGTAAACGAACAAGGTAAAAAAGTAGAAATCCGTGAGGGACGTTTTGATATGGTATTTGAAGGCTGGGCAGGAAAAGTTTAA
- a CDS encoding DUF6252 family protein encodes MKKIFLLFAVALLIIACNKDDEAPQPTPEPTEIEKLPPATQTGANKVGCLLNGKAFLPSGTNPTGGNPNPYCAYYHDAFVLSFSIVRNENNTSMEGTESIAIHSSNVILEESKTYSLKINDQRAGYLITKRSPKSDRYDTTEEQVGEFHITKLDKEKNIISGTFWFDAVNEQGKKVEIREGRFDMVFEGWAGKV; translated from the coding sequence ATGAAAAAAATATTTTTACTATTTGCAGTAGCTCTATTGATTATAGCCTGCAATAAAGACGACGAAGCTCCACAACCAACACCGGAACCTACCGAAATAGAAAAGCTGCCACCTGCAACGCAAACAGGAGCCAACAAAGTAGGCTGTTTGCTAAACGGTAAAGCTTTTTTGCCAAGTGGCACTAATCCCACAGGTGGTAATCCAAATCCTTATTGTGCATATTATCACGATGCTTTTGTTTTGTCTTTTTCTATTGTAAGAAATGAAAATAATACCTCTATGGAAGGAACTGAATCCATAGCTATTCATAGCAGTAATGTAATTTTAGAAGAAAGTAAAACATATTCATTAAAAATTAATGATCAAAGAGCAGGATATTTAATAACAAAAAGATCGCCTAAATCAGATAGATACGACACTACCGAAGAGCAAGTAGGCGAATTTCATATAACCAAATTGGATAAAGAAAAAAATATTATATCGGGCACGTTTTGGTTTGATGCCGTAAACGAACAAGGTAAAAAAGTTGAAATCCGCGAGGGGCGTTTTGATATGGTATTTGAAGGCTGGGCGGGAAAAGTTTAA
- a CDS encoding DUF6252 family protein has translation MIACNKDDEAPQPTPEPTEIEKLPPATQTGANKVGCLLNGRAFLPVGQSGGSNPYCGYYHDAFSLVFRITKNEDNITGNGTESVAVYSSDIILEEGMIYVLRADNSNHSGAYRINRINNFQSFETNTEYTGELHITKLDKEKNIISGTFWFDAVNEQGKKVEIREGRFDMVFEGWAG, from the coding sequence ATGATAGCCTGCAATAAAGACGATGAAGCTCCGCAACCAACACCGGAACCTACCGAAATAGAAAAGCTGCCACCTGCAACACAAACAGGAGCCAATAAAGTAGGCTGTTTACTAAACGGTAGAGCTTTTTTGCCCGTTGGGCAGTCAGGTGGTAGCAACCCTTACTGTGGATATTATCACGATGCTTTTTCTTTAGTATTCAGAATAACTAAAAATGAGGATAATATTACCGGAAATGGTACAGAATCAGTGGCTGTGTATAGTTCGGATATTATTCTTGAAGAAGGAATGATATATGTTCTACGTGCTGACAATAGTAATCATTCTGGTGCATATAGAATCAATAGGATAAATAACTTTCAGAGTTTTGAAACTAATACAGAATACACTGGAGAACTTCATATTACCAAATTGGATAAAGAAAAAAATATTATATCTGGTACGTTTTGGTTTGATGCCGTAAACGAACAAGGAAAGAAAGTAGAAATCCGCGAGGGACGTTTTGATATGGTATTTGAAGGCTGGGCAGGATAA
- a CDS encoding DUF6252 family protein, whose translation MKKIFLLFAVAILMIACNKDDEAPQPTPEPTEIEKLPPATQTGANKVGCLLNGKAFLPSGTNPTGGNPNPYCAYYHDNFVLAFSIVKNENNTSMLGSETIALYNSDIILEEGRTYLLKVSASNHSAVYTHYNNIVNPDSYETTENHTGELHITKLDKEKNIISGTFWFDAVNEQGKKVEIRDGRFDMVFEGWAGKV comes from the coding sequence ATGAAAAAAATATTTTTACTATTTGCAGTAGCTATACTGATGATAGCCTGCAACAAAGATGACGAAGCTCCGCAACCAACACCGGAACCTACCGAAATAGAAAAGCTGCCACCTGCAACACAAACAGGAGCCAACAAAGTAGGCTGTTTGCTAAACGGTAAAGCTTTTTTGCCAAGTGGCACTAATCCCACAGGTGGTAATCCAAATCCTTATTGTGCTTATTATCACGACAATTTTGTATTAGCCTTCTCTATTGTAAAGAATGAAAATAACACTTCAATGTTAGGTTCTGAAACTATCGCGCTTTATAACAGCGATATAATTTTAGAAGAAGGGAGAACATATTTATTAAAGGTGTCAGCAAGTAATCACTCTGCTGTTTATACACATTACAATAATATAGTTAATCCTGACAGTTATGAAACTACTGAAAATCATACGGGCGAACTCCATATTACCAAATTAGATAAAGAAAAAAATATTATATCGGGCACGTTTTGGTTTGATGCCGTAAACGAACAAGGTAAAAAAGTAGAAATCCGCGACGGGCGTTTTGATATGGTATTTGAAGGCTGGGCGGGAAAAGTTTAA